The Paenibacillus dendritiformis region ATCTGGAACGGCATCGGCGTCGTTATCGAGTCCAAGCCGATTGACGAAGCGAAGGCGCTGGGCGCGATGGCGCTGTTCGGCGAGAAGTACGGCGATATCGTGCGCGTTGTCCAAGTGGGCGATTACAGCATCGAGCTGTGCGGCGGATGTCATGTCCGGAACACGTCGGAGATCGGATTGTTCAAAGTGGTGAGCGAGAGCGGGATCGGCTCCGGCGTCCGTCGTCTGGAAGCCGTTACGGGCCGCCATGCTTATCAATATATGGAATCCCAATTGGATCTGCTGAAGCAGGCGGCCGGCCTGTTGAAGGCTAACGCAGCCGACGTGCCGAAGCGGGTCGAGGCGATGTTCGCCCGCGAGAAGGAACTGGCGCGCGAGAATGAATCGCTGAAGGCGAAGCTGAGCAGTCTCGAAGCGGGTCAACTGACCGACCGGGTCCGCTCCGTGGCGGGGATTCCGGTGCTGGCGGCGCAGGTCGATGCCGGCGGCATGGACGCGCTGCGCACGACGGCCGATGAGCTGAAGGCGAAGCTTCCAGGCTCTGTGATCGCGCTGGCATCTGCAGCCGATGGCAAGGTGAACCTGGTCGTCGCCGTCGCTCCGGAACTGGTGAAGCAAGGATTGCATGCCGGCAAGCTGATCAAGGAGCTGGCTTCCGTCTGCGGCGGCGGAGGAGGCGGCCGTCCGGACATGGCTCAGGCCGGAGGCAAAGATCCGGGCAAGATCGACGATGCGCTTCGCCTGCTGGATGAGCTGGTGGCTAAGCAGCTGGAAAGCGGCAAATAGGGCTGTTGATCCAGCCGCCTGGAAAATAGTAAAATAAGAACAAACCTGACGCTTCATCGTTTCGACAAAAATTTATTGAATAATACAGGCTATGAAGCGGAATATTTTCTCGTTTGTTCGGGTATGTGTTATGATAAGAGTAAAGCGAGGTGTCGGCGATGAATTCCATGGATAAGACGATGAAGTTCAATGTGAAGGCAGAGGAGCAGGAGGCATCCAGCCAGGATATATTGCTGTCTGTCTACGATGCCCTTGTCGAGAAGGAATACAATCCCATCAACCAAATCGTCGGTTATCTACTATCCGGGGATCCCGCTTATATCCCGCGGCATAACAATGCTCGAAGCCTGGTACGGAAGAAGGAGCGGGATGAATTGATCGAGGAGCTGGTGCGCTTCTATCTCAATCATCACCGTTAACAAGCGTACGGGCTCCCGAGTTCATCGGAAGCAGACATAGGAGACGATAATGAAGATTCTCGGCTTGGATTACGGGGACCGCAAGATCGGGGTCGCGGTCAGCGACGCGTTCGGCTGGACGGCGCAAGGCCTCGAAGTCATCGTTCGGCGGAAGCCGGAAGACGACCTGCGCCGGATTGGCGACATCATCAAGGAACACGGCGTCGAGGAAATTGTTATCGGATTGCCGAAGAACATGAACGGAACGATTGGACCGCGGGGCGAAATAAGTATGTCATATGCTGAAGTCTTGAAGCAGTCGTTCGGATTGCCCGTTCACCTGTGGGATGAGCGCTTGAGTACGGTATCGGCGGAGCGGGCTTTGCTCGAAGCGGATGTAAGCCGGAAGAAGCGCAGACAAGTCATTGATAAGATGGCGGCAACCATAATTTTGCAGACGTATCTTGACTATCAATCAAGAAGGTGAGGGGTTACCATGACACAGGACAATTATTTGCAAGAGGAACCGGAAATTATTTATATCCCGGACGATGAGGGCAATGAAGAAGAATTTGAGGTCATCATGAAATTCGAAGTGGATGGTTCTGATCGGAAATATATGATGGTAATTCCTGTTGATTCCGAAGACGAAGAGACCGATGAAGTATATGCGTTCCGCTATGAAGAAGACGGTGATGATCTGAAGCTGTACATCATCGAAGATGAAGAAGAATGGAATATCGTAGAAGAGACATTCAATACGCTGGTCAGCTCCGAGGAGGATGAAGCGTGAGCACCGATGAGGGCATCCGGTTCATTGAGCGGTTGAAGAGCGTCTATGGCGACGCGGTGGAGATGACGGACGAGCGCGGGAAGAGCCGAACCTGGTCTCTTGTCGCGGAGTTCGAATATCGCGGACGGGCGTACGCCGTGCTGCAACCGGGCGAAGGCAGGGACGCGGAGCCGGATCTGTTCCGCATCGTGCCGGAAGGCGACAACGGCTGGCAGCTTGAGACGATAGACGATGACGAAGAATGGGAAGACGTGATGGAGCGCTACGACGAGATCGCGTTCGCCGATCAATTCTAGCCGCGCCATCGCAGACAGTGATAATGAACTCGTGAAAAAGGGCGGAATCTCCGCTCTTTTTCCATGTAGGAGCGTGGAAGAATGAAGACTGGAACGAAGGTAATGACCGCTTTCCTCATTCTGATTATCGTGGCGGGAGCCGGCGTAATCGGTTATGTGTGGAACGGCATGCAGCCCCTGCCGACCGAGGATCGCGAGATTACCGTCACTATCGAGCCGGGCACGGGAACGTCAAGCATCGCTTCCCGCCTGGAAGCAGAGGGCGTCATTAAGAATGCACTTATTTTTAAAGGTTATTTGAAATATAAAAATGAAGGCTCCCGCTTTCAGGCAGGGACATATGCTTTCCAACCCGGTGTTACTTACGACGAGATTATTGCCCGTTTGAACCAGGGCGACGTCGTGCCGGACAAAATGATCCGCTTTACGATTCCGGAAGGCTATACGGTCGCGCAGATTGCAGACAAGCTGGCTGACGAAGGGGTTGTGAACAAGGAAAACTTCCTCAAGCTGACGAATGACATTTCGTGGTTATCAGGGCAATCTGACTTGGCTGCACATATTCCGACCGACGACAACATCAAGCATCCGCTGGAAGGGTATTTATTCCCAGAGACGTATGAGATGAGGGAAGAAAGCAGCGAGGAAGAGATCATCGTGCGCATGCTGGAGGAGATGCAGCAGCGGCTGATGGACATCTCCCCGAGCTGGGAAGATGAGCTGCAAAATAAAAATCTAACGCTCCATCAATGGCTGACCGCTGCGTCGCTGATCGAACGTGAGGTCGTCGTCGATGACGAGCGCCCGATTGTGGCGGGGGTCATCTTCAACCGCATGAAGCAGAGCATGAAGCTGCAGATTGACGCCACGGTCCAGTACGCGCTGGACAAGCCGAAGGAACGGCTGTATTATAAGGACTTGGATATTGAGAGCCCTTATAATACGTATCAGATTGACGGCTTGCCGCCGGGTCCGATCGCGAGTCCGAGCAGCGCGTCGCTTGAGGCGGTGCTGCATCCGGAGCCTTCCGACTATTTGTTCTATGTTACGAAAAAAGACGGCAGCTACACTCATTTGTTCGCCAAAACGTATGAAGACCATTTGAAAAATATCGAGAAAAGCAAACAGACAGCAGGGGAATAGAAAGTGGGGAAGGAACGATGACGTATCAACCCGAATTGCTCGTCACCGCCGGCAGCACGGAAGAGGTCGCGCGTCTGCTTGAAGCTGGCGCGAATGCGGTCTTGGTAGGGGAAGAGAAGTACGGAGTGCGTCTGCCGGGCAATATGACGCCCGATCGCATTGAAGCAAGCTTGCTGCATGCCCGCGCCCGCGAGGCGAAGCTGTATGTGGCGGTGAATAATATATTTCACAACGACAGGCTTCAAGAATTGGCCGACTATTTGCGCTGCCTGGAGGAGTTGAAGGTGGATGCGATTGTCTTCGGCGATCCTGCCGTGCTGATGACCGCGCGCTCAGCCGCGCCTTCGCTGAAGCTGCACTGGAACGCAGAGATGACGTCCACCAACTACAAGACGGCGAAATACTGGCAGAAGCGCGGTGCGAGCCGCATCGTCGCGGCGCGCGAGCTGAATATGGAACAGGTGCTGGAAATGAAGCAGCAGCTGCCGGACATGGATGTGGAGATTCAAGTGCATGGCATGACGAATATTTATCATTCCAAGCGGCATCTGGTGAATCATTACTTCGCACATATCGGGGAGCGTGACGAGATGGGCCGTGCCGATATGAGCCGGAAGCTGTTCCTTATTGAGCAGGAACGTCGTGAGGAGAAATACCCGATCTTCGAGGATGCGAATGGTACG contains the following coding sequences:
- a CDS encoding DUF1292 domain-containing protein, yielding MTQDNYLQEEPEIIYIPDDEGNEEEFEVIMKFEVDGSDRKYMMVIPVDSEDEETDEVYAFRYEEDGDDLKLYIIEDEEEWNIVEETFNTLVSSEEDEA
- the mltG gene encoding endolytic transglycosylase MltG, coding for MKTGTKVMTAFLILIIVAGAGVIGYVWNGMQPLPTEDREITVTIEPGTGTSSIASRLEAEGVIKNALIFKGYLKYKNEGSRFQAGTYAFQPGVTYDEIIARLNQGDVVPDKMIRFTIPEGYTVAQIADKLADEGVVNKENFLKLTNDISWLSGQSDLAAHIPTDDNIKHPLEGYLFPETYEMREESSEEEIIVRMLEEMQQRLMDISPSWEDELQNKNLTLHQWLTAASLIEREVVVDDERPIVAGVIFNRMKQSMKLQIDATVQYALDKPKERLYYKDLDIESPYNTYQIDGLPPGPIASPSSASLEAVLHPEPSDYLFYVTKKDGSYTHLFAKTYEDHLKNIEKSKQTAGE
- a CDS encoding peptidase U32 family protein; translated protein: MTYQPELLVTAGSTEEVARLLEAGANAVLVGEEKYGVRLPGNMTPDRIEASLLHARAREAKLYVAVNNIFHNDRLQELADYLRCLEELKVDAIVFGDPAVLMTARSAAPSLKLHWNAEMTSTNYKTAKYWQKRGASRIVAARELNMEQVLEMKQQLPDMDVEIQVHGMTNIYHSKRHLVNHYFAHIGERDEMGRADMSRKLFLIEQERREEKYPIFEDANGTHIMSSDDICVLEDLKPLLDARVDSFKIEGLLKPVSYNETVVKVYREAIDSYLRDPEQYRFQEEWMDRIRAVQDPERELSFGFFYKDQVY
- a CDS encoding DUF1292 domain-containing protein, which produces MSTDEGIRFIERLKSVYGDAVEMTDERGKSRTWSLVAEFEYRGRAYAVLQPGEGRDAEPDLFRIVPEGDNGWQLETIDDDEEWEDVMERYDEIAFADQF
- a CDS encoding IreB family regulatory phosphoprotein, whose amino-acid sequence is MNSMDKTMKFNVKAEEQEASSQDILLSVYDALVEKEYNPINQIVGYLLSGDPAYIPRHNNARSLVRKKERDELIEELVRFYLNHHR
- the ruvX gene encoding Holliday junction resolvase RuvX, with the protein product MKILGLDYGDRKIGVAVSDAFGWTAQGLEVIVRRKPEDDLRRIGDIIKEHGVEEIVIGLPKNMNGTIGPRGEISMSYAEVLKQSFGLPVHLWDERLSTVSAERALLEADVSRKKRRQVIDKMAATIILQTYLDYQSRR